One Argiope bruennichi chromosome 5, qqArgBrue1.1, whole genome shotgun sequence DNA segment encodes these proteins:
- the LOC129968685 gene encoding germinal-center associated nuclear protein-like — MASSDRVVGTCNEMCSEREIKWRERNGLLHYFEINSAVKPEIKADPTKVVKQFSRSAAGKQLLSPSDLRPSPVLLKTIDYLVEKIVPRTDLPWVAIYDFVNDRIQAIRQDMTIQMIEDNNAVEILEKCVRFYITASYILCEEPSNKFDQHLNSQQLSICLERLFTLYHKFKSKNMSEFIAIYFVENVAYSETYYRSVSVFSDYLKSYDVKICIQICTAYTNGNFIRFFKLVKKLPIIILLCLFHLFSSIHISALETLNVAFSSNVCNFPISTLCSWLSVTDKEHLLQLCQNCGIKIDNSNVCFNKKLFNRASTLPFKKEAFIDEKLKKISLSKLINGLS, encoded by the coding sequence atggCAAGTTCAGATCGGGTTGTCGGTACCTGCAATGAGATGTGTTCCGAAAGAGAAATCAAATGGCGAGAACGGAATggtttattacattattttgaaattaatagtgCTGTGAAACCAGAAATAAAAGCAGATCCCACGAAAGTTGTAAAACAGTTTTCTAGATCTGCAGCTGGCAAACAGTTACTGTCACCTTCAGATTTAAGACCTTCACCAGTTTTACTCAAAACAATAGATTATTTAGTTGAAAAAATTGTACCAAGAACAGATCTACCATGGGTTGCTATTTATGATTTTGTTAACGATCGGATACAAGCTATTCGCCAAGATATGACTATACAGATGATTGAAGACAACAATGCtgttgaaatattagaaaaatgtgtTCGCTTTTACATAACTGCAAGTTATATCTTATGTGAAGAACCCAGCAATAAATTTGATCAACATCTTAACAGTCAACAACTTAGTATCTGCCTTGAAAGATTATTTACGTTGTACCAcaagtttaaaagtaaaaacatgagTGAATTTATAGCTATATATTTTGTTGAGAATGTAGCATATTCTGAAACATATTATCGTTCTGTTTCTGtgttttcagattatttaaagAGTTATGatgttaaaatttgtattcagATATGTACAGCCTAtacaaatggaaattttatacGATTTTTCAAACTTGTAAAAAAGTtaccaataattattttattatgtctttttcatttattttcctctATCCATATAAGTGCATTAGAGACTTTAAATGTTGCCTTTAGTTCAAATGTCTGCAATTTTCCTATCAGTACTCTGTGCTCCTGGCTTTCTGTGACTGATAAAGAGCACTTGTTGCAACTTTGCCAGAATTGTGgcataaaaattgataattcaaatgtatgctttaataaaaaattattcaacagagCTTCCACCTTACcatttaaaaaagaagcatttattgatgaaaaactgaagaaaatctcCTTGTCAAAATTGATTAATGGATTAAGTtaa